The proteins below come from a single Triticum aestivum cultivar Chinese Spring chromosome 5D, IWGSC CS RefSeq v2.1, whole genome shotgun sequence genomic window:
- the LOC542844 gene encoding protein transport protein Sec61 subunit alpha, with translation MAGGFRVLHLVRPFLAFLPEVQSADRKIPFREKVIYTVISLFIFLVCSQLPLYGIHSTTGADPFYWMRVILASNRGTVMELGITPIVTSGMVMQLLVGSKIIEVDNSVREDRALLNGAQKLLGILIAIGEAVAYVLSGMYGSVSQLGTGNAILIILQLFFAGIIVICLDELLQKGYGLGSGISLFIATNICENIIWKAFSPTTINSGRGAEFEGAVIALFHLLITRSDKVRALREAFYRQNLPNVTNLLATVLVFLIVIYFQGFRVVLPVRSKNARGQQGSYPIKLFYTSNMPIILHSALITNLYFISQLLYRKYSGNFLVNLLGIWKESEYSGHSIPVGGLAYYVTAPSSMADILANPFHALFYVVFMLSACALFSKTWIEVSGSSAKDVAKQLKEQQMVMPGHRESNLQKELNRYIPTAAAFGGVCIGALTVLADFMGAIGSGTGILLAVTIIYQYFETFEKERATELGFFGF, from the exons ATGGCTGGCGGCTTTCGGGTGCTACATCTTGTCAGGCCCTTCTTGGCTTTCTTGCCGGAAGTGCAGAGTGCTGACAGGAAAATACCATTTAGAGAAAAAGTGATCTACACCGTCATTTCTCTCTTCATTTTCCTGGTGTGCAGTCAGCTCCCGCTCTATGGCATCCATTCAACCACTGGAGCTGATCCTTTCTACTGGATGCGTGTTATTCTTGCATCAAACCGTGGTACTGTCATGGAGCTGGGTATTACCCCAATTGTGACATCTGGAATGGTTATGCAACTTCTAGTGGGATCCAAGATTATTGAAGTTGACAACAGTGTGAGAGAGGATCGTGCTCTGCT GAATGGTGCACAGAAGTTGCTGGGTATCCTGATTGCCATTGGGGAAGCTGTGGCATATGTTCTGTCTGGAATGTATGGCAGTGTGAGCCAACTTGGAACTGGAAATGCCATTCTCATCATACTTCAGCTTTTCTTTGCTGGCATCATTGTCATCTGTCTAGATGAACTTCTCCAGAAAGGCTATGGTTTGGGTTCTGGCATTTCTCTCTTCATTGCTACCAATATCTG TGAGAATATCATCTGGAAGGCATTTAGCCCTACCACCATCAACAGTGGACGTGGTGCTGAATTTGAAGGGGCTGTCATTGCATTGTTCCATCTGTTGATTACTCGATCAGACAAAGTCCGTGCCCTACGAGAAGCTTTCTACCGTCAGAATCTGCCAAATGTGACCAATTTGCTTGCTACTGTCCTGGTCTTTCTCATAGTAATCTATTTCCAAGGCTTCCGTGTTGTGCTTCCAGTGAGGTCAAAGAATGCTCGTGGGCAGCAAGGCTCATACCCAATTAAGCTGTTCTACACTTCAAACATGCCCATCATTCTGCACTCTGCCCTGATTACCAACCTGTATTTCATATCCCAG CTTCTCTACAGGAAGTACAGTGGAAACTTTCTGGTTAACCTTCTTGGTATATGGAAAGAATCTGAATATTCTGGCCATTCTATCCCTGTTGGTGGTCTTGCTTACTATGTAACTGCACCATCAAG TATGGCTGATATTCTGGCGAATCCATTCCATGCATTGTTCTATGTGGTCTTCATGCTGTCAGCATGTGCTCTCTTCTCAAAAACATGGATTGAAGTCTCTGGTTCATCAGCCAAGGATGTTGCTAAGCAGCTGAAG GAACAACAAATGGTGATGCCAGGTCATCGTGAGTCAAACCTGCAAAAGGAACTGAACAGATACATCCCTACTGCCGCTGCATTTGGTGGAGTGTGCATCGGCGCATTGACTGTTCTTGCTGATTTCATGGGCGCAATTGGTTCAGGAACCGGAATTCTGTTGGCTGTTACCATCATATACCAGTACTTTGAGACCTTCGAGAAGGAGAGGGCAACAGAGCTTGGTTTCTTCGGGTTTTGA